The stretch of DNA TTATTTCTCACCCTTATTCGGTAGTATTGCCGTCTTGATGGGCCTGTTTGTTATTTATATCATTTTTAAATTTGACCAACCTTTTATAGCGGCCACAAGGGAGACCAATGAACGAGAGCATGAGGTATCCTCCTCTCTTTTTGATAGCTTATCCAATATTATCACGGTGATTACCTTGCGCCTGGAAAAACGAATGGAACTTGGCATTCATCAAAAAGTCGGTGCCATCTTTCCTCCTTTTTTGCGCAAAGTGTTGGTTAATGAATGGAAGTGGTTTACCGTGGGAACGTGTATTAGCATCATCTATTCCGTGATAATTATTGGCTATATTTTTCAAAATTGGGTGCCAGGAGAAGTCTTTCTGGTAGGAGGATTAGTGACCTTGGTGGGCTTTGTGAAACAGTTTACAGGCGTTTTCCAGAATTTTGCCTGGCAATACACTCAGATCGTTCGTTACCACACAGATGTTACAACGGCCCAAAACATCTTACTTGCCTATGATGAACTGCATTTACCAGAAGAGGAAGAGGTATTGTTGAATGAATGGGATACGATCTATCTAAAAGGGCTCGATTTTACTCACAAAGAATCGTGGAAAGGAGAAGGAAGTAGTCAGGGCTTATTTAACCTGGATATGCAAATTAGAAAGGCAAAAAAAATTGCCCTCATTGGAGAAAGCGGAAGTGGTAAAAGCACCTTGCTAGCCTTGTTGCGCGGACTCTACCCCGCAAATGCGGTTACCGTAACCCTCGATAAAAAACCTATTCAGTTGTCAGATATCGCCGCCCAGGTTACTTTGTTTCCGCAAGAACCAGAAATTTTCGAAAATACCATTGCCTATAATATTACCCTTGGCCTTCCCTTTTCAGCGGAAGAAGTCGAGAAGGCTTGCGAAATAGTCCATTTTTCAGATGTGATCACACAGTTGCCTAATGGGCTGGCTTCTAGCATAAAAGAAAAGGGTGTCAATCTTTCCGGGGGGCAAAAGCAACGCTTAGCCTTAGCGCGAGGCGTCTTGGCCGCCCGCGACAGTGAAATAGTGCTACTGGATGAGCCAACAAGCAGTGTTGACCCTAAAACGGAAATGCTGATCTATGATAAAATGTTTGAGGAATTCAAGGATAAAGCAGTCATCTCTTCCTTACACCGACTGCACTTACTTTCTAAATTCGACTATATTTATATCATGGACAAAGGCCGCGTGGTGGATGAAGGGCCTTTTGATTATTTGAGAGCGCATAGCCCCATTTTCCAGGCTTTGTGGCGCCACCAGGAGGAGACTGTAAGGATGGATGTTTGAGAAGTGGGTATCCTATCTCTGTGCATTCTGGATCTCTGCGCGCCGCTGGATATAGTTACGCAGAGATTCACGGAGGAGCAGAGGACACAGAGGACGCGCCAGGCTCAGATTTTTTTTCGATGGCCATCCCTTTGCTGCATAATTATGGCCAATTACTTATCTTTGGCGAATGGTATCCCTCAATAAGATTTTTCGAAAATACACGGGTGTTTTGCGCCAGTTTAAAGTACTTTATATGGTGAATAACTGGTTGAACAGGAATCAGTTACAGCATAATAAGGCATTGTACAAACAGTATGGCGTAAATAAAAGTATTCTTAGCTCCATTGGCAGTCAGGATTTTACCCCCCCTCATCCTGATATCCCCTGGCTCGATCAGCCCAATGCAAAACAAAAATTGCGAGCGCATCCTTCCTTTAATGATTTTAGCAAGGATATTCAAACAGCGATAGAAGGTTTTATAG from Saprospiraceae bacterium encodes:
- a CDS encoding ABC transporter ATP-binding protein, which translates into the protein MSFSFLFKNPYLSLLKTAWHYAKGQKKRYALVYGMFACSTIVESLTPIIWGIFINELQLKGTNALRAVWIYAIVYVLINLVDWLFHGPARVMERKLAFEVGRNFLQELYHKTVHLPVKWHQDNHSGATINRVKKAYNALWEFFDQGFMYFHTIAKMLFALSAMVYFSPLFGSIAVLMGLFVIYIIFKFDQPFIAATRETNEREHEVSSSLFDSLSNIITVITLRLEKRMELGIHQKVGAIFPPFLRKVLVNEWKWFTVGTCISIIYSVIIIGYIFQNWVPGEVFLVGGLVTLVGFVKQFTGVFQNFAWQYTQIVRYHTDVTTAQNILLAYDELHLPEEEEVLLNEWDTIYLKGLDFTHKESWKGEGSSQGLFNLDMQIRKAKKIALIGESGSGKSTLLALLRGLYPANAVTVTLDKKPIQLSDIAAQVTLFPQEPEIFENTIAYNITLGLPFSAEEVEKACEIVHFSDVITQLPNGLASSIKEKGVNLSGGQKQRLALARGVLAARDSEIVLLDEPTSSVDPKTEMLIYDKMFEEFKDKAVISSLHRLHLLSKFDYIYIMDKGRVVDEGPFDYLRAHSPIFQALWRHQEETVRMDV